From Primulina tabacum isolate GXHZ01 chromosome 2, ASM2559414v2, whole genome shotgun sequence, one genomic window encodes:
- the LOC142536872 gene encoding UDP-glucuronate:xylan alpha-glucuronosyltransferase 1-like isoform X2 has translation MDARLRIDEPYKRKIHKIKMTRAGNTFQYSTAAKYTKWKLNPLKFILVIIILGALLTIISFPTVCQHNGLSMNVSRWISGVSDPRYVSYLDIEWEDIQQALNKLPEDTKIHRVGLLNFDENEIRQWKRIVPTSHQTVLNLEYAEKNVTWDSLYPEWIDEEQEDIVPSCPTFPNLEVPRQRLDLIAVKLPCRNEGNWSRDIARLHLQISAARLAASYKGIYPVHLLFVSFCFPIPNLFPSKDLLTREGNAWLYKPNLAAIREKLWLPIGSCELALTLGAIDRGHRGKKQREAYATILHSAHVYVCGAIAAAQSIQMAGSTRDLVILVDETISDYHRSGLELAGWKVRTIQRIRNPKAEKDAYNEWNYSKFRLWQLTDYDKIIFIDADLIILRNIDFLFGMPEISATGNNGTLFNSGVMVIEPSNSTFQLLMDHINEIESYNGGDQGYLNEIFTWWHRIPKHMNFLKNFWFGDDDAVKRKKIHLFKAEPPILYVLHFLGNKPWMCFRDYDCNWNVDILQEFAIDIAHKRWWKLHDAMPEKLQEFCLLPSKQKAQLEWDRRQAERGNYTDGHWKIKIKDKRIKRCIDPYCDWKGMLKHWGESNWTDSGFPVPTPAAFKTRTSSF, from the exons ATGGATGCAAGATTACGAAT AGATGAACCATACAAAAGGAAGATACACAAAATCAAAATGACGAGAGCTGGAAATACTTTTCAATATTCAACCGCAGCAAAGTACACTAAATGGAAGTTAAACCCATTAAAATTCATCCTCGTTATCATCATTCTCGGTGCCTTGTTAACGATTATTTCTTTTCCAACCGTTTGTCAACACAACGGTTTATCGATGAATGTTTCTAG GTGGATATCGGGAGTCTCAGACCCTCGATATGTATCATATTTAGATATCGAATGGGAAGACATACAACAAGCATTAAACAAGTTACCTGAAGATACCAAGATTCACAGGGTCGGCCTTCTGAACTTTGACGAGAATGAAATTCGTCAATGGAAACGAATCGTTCCCACGTCCCATCAAACCGTTTTGAATCTTGAATATGCTGAGAAAAATGTGACTTGGGACTCCTTGTACCCTGAGTGGATCGATGAAGAACAGGAAGATATAGTCCCTAGTTGTCCCACGTTCCCAAATCTTGAAGTTCCAAGGCAAAGACTCGATCTCATCGCTGTGAAACTTCCTTGTAGAAATGAAGGGAACTGGTCCAGAGATATTGCTAGACTTCACTTACAGATTTCAGCAGCTCGATTAGCAGCCTCTTATAAAGGAATTTACCCTGTGCACCTGCTTTTCGTGTCGTTTTGCTTCCCTATACCAAACTTGTTTCCCAGCAAGGATCTTTTAACACGTGAAGGTAACGCATGGTTATATAAACCAAACTTGGCTGCCATAAGAGAAAAACTTTGGCTCCCAATCGGATCTTGTGAGCTGGCACTTACTCTTGGAGCCATAG ATAGGGGTCACAGAGGGAAAAAGCAACGAGAAGCTTATGCTACAATCTTGCACTCTGCTCATGTTTATGTTTGTGGAGCCATAGCTGCAGCACAGAGTATCCAAATGGCGGGATCCACGAGGGACTTGGTGATTCTTGTCGATGAAACAATCAGTGACTACCACAGGAGTGGTCTCGAATTGGCAGGCTGGAAAGTCAGGACAATACAAAGAATAAGGAATCCAAAAGCTGAGAAAGATGCCTATAATGAATGGAATTACAGCAAGTTCAGATTATGGCAGCTAACAGATTATGACAAGATCATCTTCATTGATGCTGATTTGATAATCCTTCGAAACATTGATTTCTTGTTTGGGATGCCAGAGATTTCAGCAACAGGCAACAATGGCACACTTTTTAATTCCGGAGTAATGGTAATAGAACCTTCGAATAGCACATTCCAGCTATTGATGGACCATATAAATGAGATCGAATCTTACAACGGCGGAGACCAGGGATACTTGAACGAAATATTTACCTGGTGGCACCGGATACCAAAGCACAtgaatttcctcaaaaatttctGGTTTGGTGACGATGATGCAGTAAAGCGGAAAAAGATCCATCTTTTCAAGGCGGAACCACCCATTCTTTATGTTCTACACTTCCTTGGAAACAAGCCATGGATGTGTTTCAGAGACTACGACTGCAATTGGAATGTGGATATATTACAAGAATTTGCCATTGATATTGCCCACAAGAGGTGGTGGAAATTGCATGATGCCATGCCCGAAAAACTGCAAGAATTCTGTCTGTTACCATCGAAACAAAAGGCACAGTTAGAGTGGGATAGAAGGCAAGCAGAAAGAGGAAATTACACAGATGGGCATTGGAAGATCAAAATAAAAGATAAGCGTATCAAGAGATGCATCGATCCGTACTGTGATTGGAAGGGTATGCTGAAGCATTGGGGGGAATCAAATTGGACAGACAGTGGATTCCCTGTACCTACACCAGCTGCATTTAAAACAAGAACTTCTAGTTTCTGA
- the LOC142536872 gene encoding UDP-glucuronate:xylan alpha-glucuronosyltransferase 1-like isoform X1 has product MDARLRIDEPYKRKIHKIKMTRAGNTFQYSTAAKYTKWKLNPLKFILVIIILGALLTIISFPTVCQHNGLSMNVSRPQFVNRWISGVSDPRYVSYLDIEWEDIQQALNKLPEDTKIHRVGLLNFDENEIRQWKRIVPTSHQTVLNLEYAEKNVTWDSLYPEWIDEEQEDIVPSCPTFPNLEVPRQRLDLIAVKLPCRNEGNWSRDIARLHLQISAARLAASYKGIYPVHLLFVSFCFPIPNLFPSKDLLTREGNAWLYKPNLAAIREKLWLPIGSCELALTLGAIDRGHRGKKQREAYATILHSAHVYVCGAIAAAQSIQMAGSTRDLVILVDETISDYHRSGLELAGWKVRTIQRIRNPKAEKDAYNEWNYSKFRLWQLTDYDKIIFIDADLIILRNIDFLFGMPEISATGNNGTLFNSGVMVIEPSNSTFQLLMDHINEIESYNGGDQGYLNEIFTWWHRIPKHMNFLKNFWFGDDDAVKRKKIHLFKAEPPILYVLHFLGNKPWMCFRDYDCNWNVDILQEFAIDIAHKRWWKLHDAMPEKLQEFCLLPSKQKAQLEWDRRQAERGNYTDGHWKIKIKDKRIKRCIDPYCDWKGMLKHWGESNWTDSGFPVPTPAAFKTRTSSF; this is encoded by the exons ATGGATGCAAGATTACGAAT AGATGAACCATACAAAAGGAAGATACACAAAATCAAAATGACGAGAGCTGGAAATACTTTTCAATATTCAACCGCAGCAAAGTACACTAAATGGAAGTTAAACCCATTAAAATTCATCCTCGTTATCATCATTCTCGGTGCCTTGTTAACGATTATTTCTTTTCCAACCGTTTGTCAACACAACGGTTTATCGATGAATGTTTCTAG GCCACAATTTGTGAACAGGTGGATATCGGGAGTCTCAGACCCTCGATATGTATCATATTTAGATATCGAATGGGAAGACATACAACAAGCATTAAACAAGTTACCTGAAGATACCAAGATTCACAGGGTCGGCCTTCTGAACTTTGACGAGAATGAAATTCGTCAATGGAAACGAATCGTTCCCACGTCCCATCAAACCGTTTTGAATCTTGAATATGCTGAGAAAAATGTGACTTGGGACTCCTTGTACCCTGAGTGGATCGATGAAGAACAGGAAGATATAGTCCCTAGTTGTCCCACGTTCCCAAATCTTGAAGTTCCAAGGCAAAGACTCGATCTCATCGCTGTGAAACTTCCTTGTAGAAATGAAGGGAACTGGTCCAGAGATATTGCTAGACTTCACTTACAGATTTCAGCAGCTCGATTAGCAGCCTCTTATAAAGGAATTTACCCTGTGCACCTGCTTTTCGTGTCGTTTTGCTTCCCTATACCAAACTTGTTTCCCAGCAAGGATCTTTTAACACGTGAAGGTAACGCATGGTTATATAAACCAAACTTGGCTGCCATAAGAGAAAAACTTTGGCTCCCAATCGGATCTTGTGAGCTGGCACTTACTCTTGGAGCCATAG ATAGGGGTCACAGAGGGAAAAAGCAACGAGAAGCTTATGCTACAATCTTGCACTCTGCTCATGTTTATGTTTGTGGAGCCATAGCTGCAGCACAGAGTATCCAAATGGCGGGATCCACGAGGGACTTGGTGATTCTTGTCGATGAAACAATCAGTGACTACCACAGGAGTGGTCTCGAATTGGCAGGCTGGAAAGTCAGGACAATACAAAGAATAAGGAATCCAAAAGCTGAGAAAGATGCCTATAATGAATGGAATTACAGCAAGTTCAGATTATGGCAGCTAACAGATTATGACAAGATCATCTTCATTGATGCTGATTTGATAATCCTTCGAAACATTGATTTCTTGTTTGGGATGCCAGAGATTTCAGCAACAGGCAACAATGGCACACTTTTTAATTCCGGAGTAATGGTAATAGAACCTTCGAATAGCACATTCCAGCTATTGATGGACCATATAAATGAGATCGAATCTTACAACGGCGGAGACCAGGGATACTTGAACGAAATATTTACCTGGTGGCACCGGATACCAAAGCACAtgaatttcctcaaaaatttctGGTTTGGTGACGATGATGCAGTAAAGCGGAAAAAGATCCATCTTTTCAAGGCGGAACCACCCATTCTTTATGTTCTACACTTCCTTGGAAACAAGCCATGGATGTGTTTCAGAGACTACGACTGCAATTGGAATGTGGATATATTACAAGAATTTGCCATTGATATTGCCCACAAGAGGTGGTGGAAATTGCATGATGCCATGCCCGAAAAACTGCAAGAATTCTGTCTGTTACCATCGAAACAAAAGGCACAGTTAGAGTGGGATAGAAGGCAAGCAGAAAGAGGAAATTACACAGATGGGCATTGGAAGATCAAAATAAAAGATAAGCGTATCAAGAGATGCATCGATCCGTACTGTGATTGGAAGGGTATGCTGAAGCATTGGGGGGAATCAAATTGGACAGACAGTGGATTCCCTGTACCTACACCAGCTGCATTTAAAACAAGAACTTCTAGTTTCTGA